TGTAAGAGCGCTTACGTTGAGACACGTGGCTTGCATGCCTAACTTCGCCGCATGCATGAATTTTGGTGGGGCTACCAACCACCCCAGTCTCATACCAGGCGCGACAGTCTTTGATAGTGTCCCCAGATAGATAACTTCATTCCACAGTGAACGAATACTTGGCACGGGACGTCCATCATAGCGCAGGTCACTGTATGGATCATCCTCCACAATGGCCACTTCTGCAGCCTGGCAAAGTTGTACAATTTGCTCACGACGTGTTAACCCCATCGTTCGCCCTGTAGGATTTTGAAATGTCGGCACGAGATAAATGAATTTTGGATGATAGACCTGAAGGGCTTGAGCGAGCGCTTCTGGTATCATTCCTTCCTCATCTGTATCGACAGTCACAAATCTTGGCTGATAGGGGGCAAAAGCTTGCAAGGCGCCAAGATAAGTTGGAGATTCCACCAACACAACATCGCCTGGATTAATAAAAGACTTGCCAACTAAATCTAGACCATGTTGAGAACCGTTGGTAATCAGTACATCATCCACTTGAATCTGCATACTTTTCTTCAAAAGTTGTGTGGCGATAACCTCCCGAAGCGAAGTCTCCCCCTCACTTGGGCTGTATTGCAAAGCAACACTTCCCTGACTGGATAGAATCTCTTGGTAAACTTCCATAGCTTCTTGCACTGGGAACAATTCGGGGGACGGCAACCCACCGGCAAACGATATGACATCCGGCTGCTGTGCTGCCTTTAGAATCTCTCGAATGAACGACGGTTCG
Above is a genomic segment from Alicyclobacillus acidoterrestris containing:
- a CDS encoding aminotransferase-like domain-containing protein gives rise to the protein MRLASWVQHSEPSFIREILKAAQQPDVISFAGGLPSPELFPVQEAMEVYQEILSSQGSVALQYSPSEGETSLREVIATQLLKKSMQIQVDDVLITNGSQHGLDLVGKSFINPGDVVLVESPTYLGALQAFAPYQPRFVTVDTDEEGMIPEALAQALQVYHPKFIYLVPTFQNPTGRTMGLTRREQIVQLCQAAEVAIVEDDPYSDLRYDGRPVPSIRSLWNEVIYLGTLSKTVAPGMRLGWLVAPPKFMHAAKLGMQATCLNVSALTQHAAARLLSHPNHGQHIDTIRKAYGERMRCMLDSLEREFPSGTAWTRPDGGLFIWVTLPDGIRSFDLVESAYQNRVAFVPGTPFFVGNDGESNMRLNFSNSSLAQIEVGIRRLGNAIKQVEPQKVRS